One window of the Misgurnus anguillicaudatus chromosome 8, ASM2758022v2, whole genome shotgun sequence genome contains the following:
- the LOC141365824 gene encoding uncharacterized protein — protein sequence MSPNSKSSGNSKDTQKKGGKEPPEVELSLIVEKFSEYFKSFPYYVKTAEKIEKKYNIKRVDGFWEDDDIKRVWGKTTRLNKHSRRRKTLCVATMLEMLKKQFNCTTSEKTETKPDVNSNPCPKNQNSTYKKTDTTQSSSESKGETCYIQIPLSVMDDNFDHSDDDHDPSGDEQPLETASQIEQAENNPSINKYKLIYGVPSLTQIIRKTSYVLQYNNNTRNATWAFEILNKDTIKGNVSRKNSKKDCNLPHNLTSEGYNMGHLAAAGNHNWHQKAKDDTFSDYNLVPQNKELNEGIWNTLEEYCRYKANKDDVRNVLVYTGPLYYSENNTKQNDQNNDNGNGNGNGNGNGNGKGNGNGNGNGNGKGNGNGNGNGNGNGNGNGNGNGNGKGNGNGNGNGNGNGNGNGNGNGKAVPTYLFKVIIVEYENKPLNVECYRFQNEDVNGKHKDIENKLKEIKKKYEKQFSEYKVKREKQLEKQDDELSSKYKVKLEETVQELDELYKKLFSGYNATLEDIEKQSGVLFSKKMPTINLKDEPVTVWFKPPNEKGQNKEKNKGIEIKLKVTPFNNDLFDSIG from the coding sequence ATGAGTCCGAATTCAAAATCTTCTGGAAATAGTAAAGACACTCAGAAAAAAGGAGGAAAAGAACCACCTGAAGTGGAATTATCTCTTATAGTGGAGAAATTTTCAGAGTATTTTAAATCATTCCCCTACTATGTGAAAACTGCAGAAAAGATTGAAAAGAAATATAACATTAAGAGAGTGGATGGATTTTGGGAGGATGATGACATTAAACGAGTTTGGGGAAAAACAACCAGATTGAATAAACACTCAAGGAGAAGAAAGACCTTGTGTGTTGCGACAATGTTAGAAATGCTAAAAAAACAGTTCAATTGTACTACAAGtgaaaaaacagaaacaaagcCTGATGTGAATTCAAACCCATGTCCAAAAAATCAGAACTCAACTTACAAAAAAACAGACACAACACAGAGCAGTTCTGAGAGTAAAGGGGAAACATGCTATATACAGATCCCACTTTCAGTTATGGACGACAATTTTGATCATTCAGACGATGATCATGATCCTTCAGGTGATGAGCAACCTTTGGAAACTGCTTCTCAGATAGAACAAGCTGAGAACAACCCAAGTATAAACAAGTATAAACTGATATATGGCGTTCCTTCACTTACTCAAATCATCAGGAAAACATCTTATGTTTTGCAGTACAACAATAACACCAGAAATGCCACATGGGCGTTTGAGATATTGAACAAGGACACTATTAAAGGTAATGTTTCACGCAAAAACAGCAAAAAAGATTGTAATCTACCACACAATTTGACATCAGAAGGTTATAACATGGGTCATTTGGCTGCTGCTGGCAACCACAACTGGCATCAGAAAGCAAAGGATGACACCTTCTCAGATTATAACCTAGTACCACAGAATAAGGAACTAAACGAAGGAATATGGAACACACTGGAGGAATACTGTCGATATAAAGCTAACAAAGATGATGTTCGTAATGTCTTAGTGTACACTGGACCACTTTACTATTCTGAAAATAATACAAAACAGAATGATCAAAATAACGACAATGGCAATGGCAATGGCAATGGCAATGGCAATGGCAATGGCAAAGGCAATGGCAATGGCAATGGCAATGGCAATGGCAAAGGCAATGGCAATGGCAATGGCAATGGCAATGGCAATGGCAATGGCAATGGCAATGGCAATGGCAATGGCAAAGGCAATGGCAATGGCAATGGCAATGGCAATGGCAATGGCAATGGCAATGGCAATGGCAATGGCAAAGCAGTGCCAACTTATTTGTTCAAGGTGATAATTGTGGAGTATGAAAACAAGCCACTCAATGTAGAATGCTATAGGTTCCAAAATGAAGACGTTAATGGGAAACATAAAGACATTGAGAACAAACTTAAGGAAATcaagaaaaaatatgaaaagcaGTTCAGTGAATACAAGGTAAAACGTGAGAAACAGTTGGAGAAACAAGATGATGAGCTGTCCAGTAAATACAAGGTAAAACTTGAGGAAACTGTACAAGAACTGGACGAactatataaaaagctgttcaGTGGTTACAATGCAACGCTTGAGGATATCGAGAAACAATCTGGAGTGCTGTTCAGTAAAAAGATGCCTACAATAAACCTCAAAGATGAACCGGTGACAGTGTGGTTTAAACCACCAAATGAAAAAGgacaaaacaaagaaaaaaacaaaggaatagaaataaaattaaaagttacacCATTCAATAATGATTTGTTTGATAGCATtggttaa